From Hymenobacter sedentarius, a single genomic window includes:
- a CDS encoding DUF294 nucleotidyltransferase-like domain-containing protein, whose translation MSARLDFLRTVKPFDLLPEEVLAEVAEALEEVRHPREAIIYYQDVSKMRGLDIIVEGEYETFFYDSQQNRRVIEYSRPGNCYGGISVLLNKKRSLRTVLAKKDTRVYFLHRREFRSLCQAYEEFFHFFTARYGQRMLNEEYANFVRPASSAGENYLASDQLFSRRIETLELRPVAACPASTPIHEVARRMAAARTSCYFIHNDDGGDISGYVTDITLRDKVVAGLADARQPVGAIMDAPVVSISTKAFVHEAILLMFRTKTRYLLVERDGEYVGSLSRNKLLTDDQAQSPFIFIQSVKQAQAVPELKRRWEQVPEMVFQLLNRGVKPEIVNQVITTVSDTIALKVIEDTIAELGPPPAKFVYMVLGSEGRKEQTLLTDQDNAIIYEDKANEQRETVRAYFLKFAEIVSDRLNDIGFSFCEGGFMAKNPKWTHSLSHWKRNYLAWMSDSNPETGMQFAASFDCRYLYGDATIMQELHEFLDVELQKPIDRFFHYMAVNALQYEPPLTFFRNIRTFAVGSQQVFNLKKTMSPIVDLVRMYALKHRIFATNTGERLEALRAQGVFTEPEVQELLQSYYYLMGVRLKKQAVQIMKDKVAPDNYLDPKTLTKVEQVTLKEIFKVIADFQLKIKVGFTKSL comes from the coding sequence ATGAGCGCACGACTCGACTTTCTTAGAACTGTAAAACCCTTCGACTTGCTGCCCGAGGAGGTGCTGGCCGAGGTGGCCGAGGCCCTGGAAGAAGTGCGCCACCCGCGCGAGGCCATCATCTACTACCAGGACGTGTCGAAGATGCGCGGGCTCGACATCATCGTGGAAGGCGAGTACGAGACGTTTTTCTACGACAGCCAGCAAAACCGGCGCGTGATAGAGTACAGCCGCCCGGGCAACTGCTACGGCGGCATCTCGGTGCTGCTCAACAAAAAACGGTCGCTGCGCACGGTGCTGGCCAAGAAAGACACCCGCGTATATTTCCTGCACCGCCGCGAGTTCCGGTCCTTGTGCCAGGCCTACGAGGAGTTCTTCCACTTCTTCACGGCGCGCTACGGCCAGCGCATGCTCAACGAGGAGTACGCCAACTTTGTGCGCCCCGCCAGCAGCGCCGGCGAAAACTACCTGGCCTCCGACCAGCTCTTTTCGCGCCGCATCGAAACGCTGGAGCTGCGCCCCGTGGCGGCCTGCCCGGCCAGCACGCCCATTCACGAAGTGGCCCGGCGCATGGCCGCGGCTCGCACCAGCTGCTACTTCATCCACAATGACGACGGGGGCGACATCAGCGGCTACGTCACTGACATTACCCTGCGCGACAAGGTAGTGGCGGGCCTGGCCGATGCCCGGCAGCCGGTGGGCGCCATCATGGATGCGCCGGTGGTGAGCATCAGCACCAAGGCCTTTGTGCACGAGGCCATTCTGCTCATGTTCCGGACCAAAACCCGCTACCTGCTGGTGGAACGGGACGGCGAGTACGTGGGCTCTTTGAGCCGCAACAAGCTCCTGACCGACGACCAGGCCCAGTCGCCGTTCATCTTCATTCAGTCGGTGAAGCAGGCCCAGGCGGTGCCCGAGCTTAAGCGCCGCTGGGAGCAGGTGCCCGAGATGGTGTTTCAGCTGCTTAACCGCGGCGTGAAGCCCGAAATTGTGAACCAGGTCATCACCACCGTATCCGATACCATTGCCCTGAAGGTGATTGAGGACACCATCGCCGAGCTAGGCCCGCCGCCGGCCAAGTTCGTGTACATGGTGCTGGGCAGCGAGGGCCGCAAAGAGCAAACCCTGCTCACCGACCAGGACAACGCCATTATCTACGAAGACAAGGCCAACGAGCAGCGCGAAACCGTGCGGGCGTACTTTCTCAAGTTTGCCGAAATCGTGTCGGACCGGCTCAACGACATTGGCTTCAGCTTCTGCGAGGGCGGGTTTATGGCCAAAAACCCCAAGTGGACCCATTCGCTCTCGCACTGGAAGCGCAACTACCTGGCGTGGATGTCCGACTCGAACCCCGAAACGGGCATGCAGTTCGCGGCGTCCTTCGACTGCCGCTACCTCTACGGCGACGCCACCATTATGCAGGAGCTGCACGAGTTTCTGGACGTGGAGCTGCAGAAGCCCATCGACCGGTTCTTCCACTACATGGCCGTGAATGCCTTGCAGTACGAGCCGCCGCTCACCTTCTTCCGCAACATCCGCACGTTTGCTGTGGGCTCGCAGCAGGTTTTCAACCTTAAGAAAACCATGTCGCCCATCGTGGATTTGGTGCGCATGTACGCCCTGAAGCACCGCATCTTCGCCACCAACACCGGCGAGCGGCTGGAGGCCCTGCGCGCGCAGGGCGTATTCACCGAGCCCGAGGTGCAGGAGCTGCTGCAGTCCTACTACTACCTCATGGGCGTGCGGCTCAAGAAGCAGGCCGTGCAGATTATGAAGGACAAAGTAGCACCCGACAACTACCTCGACCCCAAAACCCTCACCAAAGTGGAGCAGGTGACGCTAAAGGAAATATTCAAAGTCATTGCCGATTTTCAGCTCAAGATTAAGGTCGGGTTCACGAAGTCATTGTAG
- a CDS encoding 3'-5' exonuclease, which yields MREYLLFVDTETSGIPRDWSKPYSSRDNWPHIVQLAWVVYTRDGQEVKAENHYIQPNDYDMSPASGSIHGLTLDFLRANGKPRHTVMHRLHRDLLRYHPLVVAHFMQLDYHMVSVGFYRAGLQNPLEHLPTFCTMRATGELVRYTNRRFLRLGELYQRLFQEPMPQQHDALADAYATARCFFELERQGAVTSETIAQQGPMGLANPLNAGKPKRRFKVGVAAWLLISGLALVVLAFLLIAR from the coding sequence GTGAGAGAATACCTCCTGTTCGTCGATACCGAAACCTCGGGCATTCCGCGCGACTGGAGCAAGCCGTATTCCAGCCGCGACAACTGGCCGCACATCGTGCAGCTGGCCTGGGTGGTGTACACCCGCGACGGCCAGGAAGTGAAGGCCGAAAACCACTACATTCAGCCCAACGACTACGACATGAGCCCGGCGTCGGGTAGCATCCACGGCCTGACGCTGGACTTTCTGCGCGCAAACGGCAAGCCCCGGCACACCGTGATGCACCGCCTGCACCGCGACCTGCTGCGCTACCACCCGCTGGTGGTAGCCCACTTCATGCAGCTCGATTACCACATGGTGAGCGTGGGATTTTACCGCGCGGGCCTGCAAAATCCGCTCGAACACCTGCCTACCTTCTGTACCATGCGCGCCACCGGCGAGCTAGTGCGCTACACCAACCGCCGCTTTCTGCGCCTCGGTGAGCTATATCAGCGCCTGTTTCAGGAGCCCATGCCCCAGCAGCACGACGCCCTGGCCGATGCCTATGCCACGGCCCGCTGCTTCTTTGAGCTGGAGCGGCAAGGCGCCGTCACCTCCGAAACCATTGCCCAGCAAGGCCCCATGGGCCTGGCCAATCCTCTAAATGCCGGCAAACCCAAGCGCCGGTTCAAAGTGGGCGTAGCCGCGTGGCTGCTGATAAGCGGGCTGGCGTTGGTAGTGCTGGCTTTTTTACTGATTGCGCGATAA
- a CDS encoding UDP-glucose--hexose-1-phosphate uridylyltransferase: MASFDSTEHPHRRFNALSGEWVLVSPHRSRRPWQGQQEEAETEQRPAYDPTCYLCPGNSRVGGEINPPYASTFVFNNDFGALQAEVPTGSINQGGLLLAEAESGVCRVICFSPRHDLTLPEMTVPAIRQVVDLWVEEFQTLSTRPDINYVQIFENKGAMMGCSNPHPHGQIWAQRTVPGEPAKESVQQLAYFQEHGRTLLSDYLAIELEKKERIVLENEHFVVLVPFWAVWPFETLLVARRPVQDITQLTAPERDALADALRRLTIRYDNLFNISFPYSAGLHQRPTDGQEHPEWHLHMHFYPPLLRSATVRKFMVGYEMLGDPQRDVTPEFSAGRLREQSEVHYKS, from the coding sequence ATGGCTTCTTTCGATAGCACCGAACACCCGCACCGTCGCTTCAATGCCTTATCCGGCGAATGGGTGCTGGTGTCGCCGCACCGCTCCCGGCGCCCCTGGCAGGGCCAGCAGGAGGAGGCCGAAACCGAGCAGCGCCCCGCCTACGACCCCACCTGCTACCTCTGCCCCGGCAACAGCCGCGTGGGCGGCGAAATAAACCCGCCCTACGCCAGCACGTTCGTGTTCAACAATGACTTCGGCGCGCTGCAGGCCGAGGTGCCCACCGGCAGCATCAACCAGGGCGGCCTGCTGCTGGCCGAGGCCGAGTCGGGCGTGTGCCGGGTAATCTGCTTCTCGCCGCGCCACGACCTGACGCTGCCCGAAATGACGGTGCCCGCCATCCGGCAGGTGGTGGACTTATGGGTGGAGGAATTCCAGACCCTCAGCACCCGCCCCGACATCAACTACGTGCAGATTTTCGAGAACAAGGGCGCCATGATGGGCTGCTCCAACCCGCACCCGCACGGCCAGATTTGGGCCCAGCGCACCGTGCCCGGCGAGCCCGCTAAGGAAAGCGTGCAGCAGCTGGCCTACTTTCAGGAACACGGCCGCACGCTGCTGAGCGACTACCTGGCCATTGAGCTGGAAAAGAAGGAACGGATAGTGCTCGAAAACGAGCATTTTGTGGTGTTGGTGCCGTTCTGGGCCGTGTGGCCCTTCGAAACCCTGCTGGTGGCCCGCCGGCCCGTTCAGGACATCACCCAGCTCACTGCCCCCGAGCGCGACGCGCTGGCTGACGCCCTGCGCCGCCTCACCATCCGCTACGACAACCTGTTCAACATCTCCTTCCCGTACTCAGCCGGCCTGCACCAGCGCCCCACCGACGGGCAGGAGCATCCCGAGTGGCACTTGCACATGCATTTCTACCCGCCACTGCTGCGCTCGGCCACCGTGCGTAAGTTTATGGTTGGATACGAAATGCTCGGCGACCCGCAGCGCGATGTTACCCCCGAATTCAGCGCTGGGCGGCTGCGCGAGCAATCGGAAGTGCATTATAAGAGTTAA
- the galK gene encoding galactokinase, producing the protein MPAPLAQAVLAEFKQHFGYEPMLVRAPGRVNLIGEHTDYNGGYVLPAAIDKEAIFAVGLNGGTEIRLISHDLGETFTLANVAEVSPSETHWANYLLGVVAQLQERGVVVPGFDCVFGANIPVGAGMSSSAALECGLAFALNHLLHANIGLMELAHVAQKAEHTYAGVQCGLMDQFASLFGRAGQVVRLDCRSLEYAYFPFDTTASRIVLCNSGVKHSLATSAYNTRREECERGVAVLQQYYPAVQSLRDATVAQLDAHRDELGDTVYRRCAYVVKENGRVETGCRHLEAGDLAAFGQDMYASHAGLRDDYEVSCVELDALVEAARGVPGVYGSRMMGGGFGGCTINLVAPEHVDEFIAHVSAAYQQQFGRVPETYQTTIVAGVSSLAAAAQ; encoded by the coding sequence ATGCCAGCACCTCTTGCCCAAGCCGTTCTCGCCGAATTCAAACAGCATTTTGGCTATGAGCCCATGCTGGTGCGGGCGCCCGGCCGCGTCAACCTCATCGGCGAGCACACCGACTACAACGGCGGCTACGTGCTGCCGGCGGCCATCGACAAGGAGGCAATTTTTGCGGTGGGCCTGAACGGAGGCACTGAAATCCGGCTCATCTCCCACGACTTGGGCGAGACCTTCACGCTGGCCAATGTGGCCGAAGTAAGCCCCAGCGAAACCCATTGGGCCAACTACCTGCTGGGCGTGGTGGCCCAGCTCCAGGAGCGCGGCGTGGTGGTGCCGGGGTTCGACTGCGTGTTTGGGGCCAACATTCCGGTGGGAGCGGGCATGTCGTCGTCGGCGGCGTTGGAGTGCGGGCTGGCCTTTGCGCTCAACCACCTGCTGCACGCCAACATTGGGCTAATGGAGCTGGCCCACGTGGCCCAGAAGGCCGAGCACACCTACGCCGGGGTGCAGTGCGGCCTCATGGACCAGTTTGCCAGCCTGTTTGGGCGCGCGGGGCAGGTGGTGCGGCTCGATTGCCGCTCGCTCGAGTACGCGTACTTTCCTTTCGATACCACGGCCAGCCGCATTGTGCTCTGCAACTCGGGCGTGAAGCACAGCTTGGCCACCTCGGCCTACAACACCCGCCGCGAGGAGTGCGAGCGCGGCGTGGCCGTACTGCAGCAATACTATCCCGCCGTGCAAAGCCTGCGCGACGCCACCGTGGCCCAGCTCGACGCCCACCGCGACGAGCTGGGCGACACCGTGTACCGCCGCTGCGCCTACGTGGTGAAGGAAAATGGCCGCGTCGAAACCGGCTGCCGCCACCTCGAAGCCGGCGACCTCGCCGCCTTTGGGCAGGACATGTACGCCTCCCACGCCGGCCTGCGCGACGACTACGAAGTGAGCTGCGTGGAGCTGGATGCGCTGGTGGAAGCGGCCCGCGGCGTGCCCGGCGTATATGGCTCCCGCATGATGGGCGGCGGTTTTGGCGGCTGCACCATCAACCTTGTCGCGCCCGAGCACGTCGACGAATTCATTGCGCACGTTAGCGCGGCGTATCAGCAACAGTTCGGCCGCGTGCCCGAAACCTACCAGACGACCATTGTGGCCGGGGTAAGTTCGCTAGCCGCGGCGGCCCAATAA
- a CDS encoding cellulase family glycosylhydrolase produces the protein MPVVAQVLGGEREPSGDVFVDKKGVLRWQKGKQEVALFGVNYTTPFAYSYRAHQKLGVPHEQAIAQDVYHLARLGVDAFRVHVWDVEITDTTGNLLENEHLRLLDFLVNQLKQRGIKIILTPIAYWNNGYPEKDTGTGFSSIYSKSQAYTNPHAIAAQERYLTQFLNHRNPYTQQLNRADPNIIAFEVCNEPKYHKPEAEITSFADRMAQAIRATGCRKPVFYNVSENPDVYEAVLNAKVDGLTFQWYPQGLVSNHTLRGNFLPFVDQYPIPYRQDARFTSKAKMVYEFESADIIQPVMYPFMARSLREAGFQWATQFAYDPLAIAYANTEYQTHYLNLAYTPAKALSLLIAGKVFRNVKRGQTFGRYPQDSVFNGFHVSYRRGLSEMNTPEEFYYTANTATAPAQAAKLQHVAGVGSSAVVRYSGTGAYFLDKLASGVWRLEVMPDAVAIRDPFERASLSKPVTQILWNEQPLQIELSDLGQNFSLKGLNEGNTAQTQATAGSTTVRPGVYLLAAAGKSTTAFTAQTAFHHLKLGEFVAPAPSALGPQVRHTAPAQAMTGQPLRIAATLTGLAPTDSVFLVAQHYYGRTRTLPMTSTAYATVETTVPADLLYAGQLRYWIVLRKGAQALTFPGGFSGQPRDWDYTHPEHYEVPIVGPGTPLPLFQANQDQDRIEAQGIAPNTWTDYVTMPDGALALRLLQGPPRPGQPAPTGPAASLRVYFGDRMATRQPDLTNLKELVVRARSSQPNARVTVTLATKDAHAYSASLPLGAEMQEVRIPLSAFQPAPLLLVPRPYPGFLPLTFQAASQPPFKLANAEVLQVVWDAAPATGTPVNVDIEWVFLRR, from the coding sequence GTGCCAGTCGTAGCCCAAGTCCTAGGGGGCGAACGGGAGCCCAGCGGCGATGTCTTCGTGGATAAGAAAGGCGTGCTGCGCTGGCAGAAAGGCAAGCAGGAAGTGGCTTTGTTTGGCGTTAACTACACCACGCCGTTTGCCTACTCCTACCGGGCCCACCAGAAGCTGGGCGTGCCCCACGAGCAGGCCATTGCGCAGGACGTGTACCACCTGGCGCGGCTGGGCGTCGATGCGTTTCGGGTGCACGTGTGGGACGTGGAAATCACGGACACCACCGGCAACTTGCTGGAGAACGAGCACCTGCGCCTGCTCGACTTCCTGGTGAATCAGCTCAAGCAGCGCGGCATAAAAATCATCCTTACGCCCATTGCTTACTGGAACAACGGCTACCCCGAGAAGGACACCGGCACGGGCTTTTCCAGCATCTATTCCAAGAGCCAGGCCTACACCAACCCGCACGCCATCGCGGCCCAGGAGCGCTACCTCACGCAGTTTCTCAACCACCGCAACCCCTACACCCAGCAGCTCAACCGCGCCGACCCGAACATCATCGCCTTTGAGGTGTGCAACGAGCCCAAGTACCACAAGCCCGAAGCCGAAATCACCAGCTTTGCCGACCGCATGGCCCAGGCCATTCGGGCCACGGGCTGCCGCAAGCCGGTGTTCTACAACGTGTCGGAAAACCCCGACGTGTACGAGGCCGTGCTCAACGCCAAGGTCGACGGCCTCACGTTTCAGTGGTACCCGCAGGGGCTGGTGAGCAACCACACGCTGCGCGGCAACTTCCTGCCGTTTGTGGACCAGTACCCCATCCCCTACCGCCAGGATGCGCGCTTCACCTCCAAGGCCAAGATGGTGTACGAGTTCGAGTCGGCCGACATTATCCAGCCGGTGATGTACCCGTTTATGGCGCGCAGCTTACGCGAGGCCGGCTTTCAGTGGGCCACGCAGTTTGCCTACGACCCCCTGGCCATTGCCTACGCCAACACCGAATACCAGACCCACTACCTCAACCTGGCCTACACGCCGGCCAAGGCCCTGAGTTTGCTGATTGCGGGCAAAGTGTTCCGGAACGTGAAGCGCGGGCAGACCTTCGGGCGCTACCCGCAGGATTCCGTCTTCAACGGCTTCCATGTGAGCTACCGCCGGGGCCTGAGCGAGATGAACACGCCGGAGGAATTCTACTACACCGCCAACACGGCCACGGCCCCTGCGCAAGCGGCCAAGCTGCAGCACGTGGCCGGCGTGGGCTCATCGGCAGTTGTGCGCTACAGCGGCACGGGCGCCTACTTCCTCGACAAGCTGGCCTCTGGTGTGTGGCGCCTCGAGGTGATGCCCGACGCCGTGGCCATCCGCGACCCGTTTGAGAGAGCCTCGCTCAGCAAGCCCGTCACGCAGATACTGTGGAACGAGCAGCCACTGCAAATTGAGCTAAGTGACCTGGGCCAAAACTTCTCCTTGAAAGGCCTGAACGAAGGCAACACCGCCCAAACCCAGGCCACCGCGGGCAGCACCACCGTGCGGCCCGGCGTGTACTTACTGGCCGCCGCCGGCAAGTCCACTACTGCCTTCACCGCACAAACCGCCTTCCACCACCTCAAGCTAGGCGAATTTGTGGCGCCGGCCCCCAGCGCGCTGGGCCCCCAGGTGCGGCACACCGCGCCCGCCCAGGCCATGACCGGCCAGCCGCTGCGCATCGCTGCCACCCTCACCGGCCTGGCTCCCACCGACAGCGTGTTTCTGGTAGCTCAACATTACTACGGCCGCACCCGCACGCTGCCCATGACCAGCACCGCCTACGCCACCGTGGAAACCACCGTGCCCGCCGACCTGCTCTACGCCGGCCAGCTCCGCTACTGGATAGTGTTGCGAAAAGGCGCCCAGGCCCTCACTTTCCCCGGCGGTTTCAGCGGCCAGCCCCGCGACTGGGACTACACCCACCCCGAGCACTACGAAGTGCCCATTGTGGGGCCCGGCACGCCGCTGCCGCTCTTCCAGGCCAACCAGGACCAGGACCGCATCGAGGCCCAAGGCATTGCGCCCAATACCTGGACTGACTACGTGACCATGCCCGACGGCGCCCTAGCCCTGCGCCTGCTGCAAGGCCCGCCGCGCCCCGGGCAGCCAGCCCCCACCGGCCCCGCCGCCAGCCTGCGCGTGTACTTCGGCGATAGAATGGCTACCCGCCAGCCCGACCTAACCAACCTCAAGGAGCTGGTGGTGCGGGCCCGCAGCAGCCAGCCCAACGCCCGCGTCACCGTGACTCTGGCCACCAAAGACGCCCACGCTTACTCTGCCTCGCTGCCGCTGGGCGCCGAAATGCAGGAAGTGCGCATTCCGCTGAGTGCCTTTCAGCCCGCCCCGCTGCTGCTGGTGCCGCGCCCCTACCCTGGCTTCCTGCCCCTCACGTTCCAGGCCGCCAGCCAGCCCCCCTTCAAGCTTGCCAATGCCGAAGTACTGCAAGTAGTATGGGACGCGGCTCCTGCCACGGGCACCCCGGTTAACGTCGACATCGAGTGGGTTTTTCTACGCCGCTAA
- a CDS encoding glycoside hydrolase family 2 protein — protein sequence MLRSCGGIFLLAALGQCAGQPGTSGHRTKAPAVITNFNQDWQFVKDVDTTVTAALFAKTGGPGQWATVSLPHTPRIEPVVTDQQQWQGVSFYRKFFRVPSDGPYPRVTVEFGAAMHTADVYLNGQRLQRHMGGYLPFTVDISKQVKYSEENCLVVRLDNRDNPVVPPGKPLKGLDFNFYGGLYRTVKLRLCNPLYISDAVQAGHAAGGGLLLHYENISSESATLHVQTEVQNNTSEDQNAQVRTVLFNEKGKEVARGLSEAISMAPAAFGQVKHQLTIAQPQLWSPEQPYLYRVVVEVLRDGKVIDRQQTTTGVRSIKFAAKTLTLNGQPLRLRGTNRHQEYPYLGYAISDNAQYRDAWKIKDAGFNFVRCSHYPPSPAFLQACDELGLLVMDSTPGWQFFGNEEFAKNSMQNIRDMVRRDRNHPSIVLWEAALNETDMPKPFMDAAHRAVHEELPFTENVYTCGWLDYAYDVFIPARQHLKAPDYFNKYAKDKPLFLCEYGDWEYYAHNAGFNQTAFSGLKESERTSRQLRGQGERALAQQALNFQEAHNDNFRGPAVGDANWLMFDYKRGYAPDIESSGVGDIFRLPKFAYYFYQSQYGPVADRNGFGKPMAFIANYWQPTSATQVVVYSNCDEVELQLNGKAVARQRPDATAFSDRLARAPFTFKVPAFAPGTLRAVAYRNGKPAATAERRTPGAAHHLQLSYDRSGRDAGQQDVVFVYAAVVDVNGTVLPEATAAIRFAAQGHAELVGDNPVRAEAGMATVLLKTGLGSGAVQLTATADGLPSASLKLTIR from the coding sequence GTGCTACGCTCCTGTGGCGGTATTTTTCTACTGGCGGCCCTGGGCCAATGCGCCGGCCAACCCGGCACGTCGGGGCACAGAACCAAGGCTCCGGCGGTTATTACCAATTTCAACCAGGACTGGCAGTTTGTTAAGGATGTCGACACGACCGTGACGGCTGCGCTCTTTGCCAAAACCGGCGGGCCGGGTCAGTGGGCCACGGTTTCGCTGCCGCACACGCCGCGGATTGAGCCGGTAGTAACCGACCAGCAGCAGTGGCAGGGCGTGAGCTTCTACCGCAAGTTTTTCCGCGTGCCCTCGGATGGGCCGTACCCGCGGGTAACCGTTGAGTTCGGCGCCGCCATGCATACGGCTGATGTGTACCTCAACGGCCAGCGGCTGCAGCGGCACATGGGCGGCTACCTACCCTTCACCGTCGACATTTCAAAGCAGGTGAAATACAGCGAAGAAAACTGCCTCGTGGTGCGCCTCGACAACCGCGACAACCCGGTGGTACCACCCGGCAAGCCCCTGAAGGGCCTCGACTTCAATTTCTACGGCGGCCTGTACCGGACCGTCAAATTGAGGCTTTGCAACCCGCTGTACATTTCCGATGCTGTGCAGGCGGGCCACGCGGCGGGCGGCGGCCTGCTGCTGCACTACGAAAACATCAGTTCTGAGAGCGCCACGCTGCATGTGCAAACCGAGGTGCAAAACAACACGTCTGAGGATCAGAACGCCCAGGTGCGCACGGTGCTGTTCAACGAAAAGGGTAAGGAAGTGGCCCGGGGCCTGAGCGAGGCCATCAGCATGGCCCCTGCCGCTTTCGGGCAGGTAAAGCATCAGCTCACCATTGCCCAGCCGCAGCTGTGGTCGCCGGAGCAGCCCTACCTCTACCGCGTGGTGGTCGAAGTGCTACGCGACGGCAAAGTCATCGACCGCCAGCAAACCACCACCGGCGTGCGCAGCATCAAGTTCGCGGCCAAAACCCTCACCCTCAACGGCCAACCGCTGCGCCTGCGCGGCACCAACCGCCACCAGGAATACCCCTACCTGGGCTACGCCATCTCGGACAATGCCCAGTACCGCGACGCCTGGAAAATCAAGGACGCCGGCTTCAATTTCGTGCGCTGCTCGCACTACCCGCCCTCCCCGGCCTTCCTGCAGGCCTGCGACGAGCTGGGCCTGCTGGTGATGGACTCGACGCCGGGCTGGCAGTTTTTTGGCAACGAAGAGTTTGCCAAAAACAGCATGCAGAACATCCGCGACATGGTGCGGCGCGACCGCAACCACCCCAGCATTGTGCTGTGGGAGGCCGCCCTGAACGAAACCGACATGCCCAAGCCCTTCATGGACGCCGCCCACCGCGCCGTGCACGAAGAGCTGCCCTTCACTGAAAACGTGTACACCTGCGGCTGGCTCGACTACGCCTACGACGTCTTTATTCCGGCCCGCCAGCACCTCAAGGCGCCCGACTACTTTAACAAGTACGCCAAGGACAAGCCCCTGTTTCTGTGCGAGTACGGCGACTGGGAATACTACGCCCACAACGCCGGCTTCAATCAAACCGCCTTTTCGGGCCTGAAGGAATCGGAGCGCACCTCGCGGCAGCTGCGCGGGCAGGGCGAGCGGGCGCTGGCCCAGCAGGCGCTCAACTTCCAGGAAGCGCACAACGACAACTTCCGCGGCCCGGCCGTGGGCGACGCCAACTGGCTGATGTTTGACTACAAGCGCGGCTACGCGCCGGATATCGAGTCGTCGGGCGTCGGCGACATTTTCCGGCTGCCCAAGTTCGCCTACTACTTCTACCAGAGCCAGTACGGGCCCGTGGCCGACCGCAACGGCTTCGGCAAGCCCATGGCTTTCATTGCCAACTACTGGCAGCCCACCTCGGCAACGCAGGTAGTGGTGTACAGCAACTGCGACGAGGTGGAGCTGCAGCTCAACGGCAAGGCCGTGGCGCGCCAGCGGCCCGACGCCACCGCCTTCTCCGACCGGTTGGCCCGCGCGCCGTTCACGTTCAAGGTGCCGGCGTTCGCGCCGGGCACGCTGCGGGCCGTGGCCTACCGCAACGGCAAGCCGGCCGCCACCGCCGAGCGGCGCACGCCCGGCGCGGCCCACCACCTGCAGCTCAGCTACGACCGCAGCGGCCGCGACGCCGGCCAGCAGGACGTGGTATTCGTGTACGCCGCCGTGGTCGATGTCAACGGCACGGTGCTGCCGGAGGCCACCGCCGCCATCCGCTTCGCCGCGCAAGGCCATGCCGAGCTGGTGGGCGACAACCCCGTGCGGGCCGAAGCCGGCATGGCTACCGTGCTGCTGAAAACCGGCCTGGGCAGCGGCGCGGTGCAACTCACGGCCACCGCCGACGGCTTGCCCAGCGCCTCGCTCAAGCTTACCATTCGGTAA
- a CDS encoding heavy-metal-associated domain-containing protein has translation MSTLRFKTNINCGSCIKAVTPSLNQEVGANNWQVDTANADKILTVSGTEATPNQVVKAVEAAGFDIQPLAS, from the coding sequence ATGTCCACGCTTCGTTTTAAAACCAACATCAATTGCGGCAGCTGCATCAAGGCCGTAACCCCCAGCCTAAACCAGGAAGTGGGCGCCAATAACTGGCAGGTAGACACTGCTAATGCCGATAAAATCCTGACCGTGAGCGGTACGGAAGCTACGCCTAATCAGGTAGTGAAGGCCGTGGAAGCCGCCGGGTTCGACATCCAGCCGCTGGCGTCCTAA
- a CDS encoding heavy metal-binding domain-containing protein gives MSLTFRSLLFPALLMGALLASSCEHQKPAATATPASPAKPGATPAVEARYECPMGCAGSQSTKPGKCPVCEMELVKKS, from the coding sequence ATGTCGCTTACTTTTCGCTCCCTTCTTTTCCCTGCCTTATTGATGGGCGCCCTGCTGGCTAGCAGCTGCGAGCACCAGAAGCCCGCCGCCACCGCCACTCCGGCGTCTCCTGCCAAGCCCGGCGCTACGCCGGCCGTGGAGGCGCGCTACGAGTGCCCCATGGGCTGCGCCGGCAGCCAAAGCACCAAGCCCGGCAAGTGCCCTGTCTGCGAAATGGAGCTGGTGAAAAAGTCCTAA